In the Pseudomonas sp. DTU_2021_1001937_2_SI_NGA_ILE_001 genome, one interval contains:
- the tssE gene encoding type VI secretion system baseplate subunit TssE, which produces MTPRERLQPSLLDRLTDDEPGNPQESADRRVLSLNQLKASVLRDLTWLLNTTSLLDADDTLNTPAGTSVVNYGLPALSGTSVSSVDIAVLESLIHRAITTFEPRILAHTVRVRAHLGHEQMNHNALSFEIQGDLWAQPVALPLLLRTELDLESGHVQVLPADQRRRS; this is translated from the coding sequence ATGACCCCACGCGAACGCCTGCAGCCCTCCCTGCTCGACCGTCTGACCGACGACGAGCCCGGCAACCCGCAGGAAAGTGCCGACCGCCGCGTGCTCTCGCTCAATCAGCTCAAGGCCTCGGTGCTGCGCGACCTGACCTGGCTGCTCAACACCACCTCGCTGCTGGATGCCGACGACACATTGAACACCCCGGCCGGCACCTCGGTGGTCAACTACGGCCTGCCGGCGCTGTCCGGCACCAGCGTGTCGAGTGTCGACATCGCCGTGCTGGAAAGCCTCATCCACCGCGCCATCACCACCTTCGAGCCGCGCATCCTGGCGCACACCGTGCGGGTGCGTGCGCATCTAGGCCACGAACAGATGAACCACAACGCCCTGAGTTTCGAGATCCAGGGTGACCTCTGGGCGCAGCCGGTAGCCCTGCCGCTGCTGCTGCGCACCGAGCTGGACCTGGAGTCCGGCCACGTGCAGGTCCTGCCTGCCGACCAACGGAGACGCTCATGA
- the tssF gene encoding type VI secretion system baseplate subunit TssF, protein MNPRLLGLYNQELQHIRESAQEFAREYPKIAGRLTLAGLDCADPYVERLLEGFAYLTARVQLKLDAEYPTFTHNLLEIAYPHYLAPTPSMTVVQMHADPDEGSLADGFPLPRGSVLRAALGRDSQTSCEYRTTQQVQLWPLQVSQAEYFAQPATVLGRLAASEPKAKAALRFTLRTGAELPFNSLALTNLPLYLHGADELPHRLYEQLLGNACAVFARQPGSDWVERLPIDTLRPCGFDDAEAALPVVPQAFQGYRLLQEYFALPQRFLFVDFSGLERAVKRCNGQELELIVLFDRLDPNLENSVGREQLVPFCTPAINLFPRRLDRIHLSDRVHEYHAIADRTRPMDFEIHSITGVTGHGTGPDQPFLPFYAVRDPSRYGRDKAYYILRREPRVLSSEQQRSGTRSSYVGSETFVSLVDSQQAPWRHDLRQLGLTALCTNRDLPLFMRLGGASDFTLADSAPVSAIRCLAGPSRPRASHAHDNKAWRLISQLSLNHLSLAEQGQGAAALREMLRLYGDDQDAALQLQIEGLREVSSKPVTRRLPMPGPIVFGRGLEITLEFDENAFRGSGVFLLGAVFERFLARYVSINSFTETVLRSTERGEIMRWKAKPGRRPTL, encoded by the coding sequence ATGAACCCACGCCTGCTCGGGCTCTACAACCAGGAGCTGCAGCACATCCGGGAGAGCGCCCAGGAATTCGCCCGTGAATATCCGAAGATCGCCGGGCGCCTGACCCTGGCCGGCCTGGACTGCGCCGACCCCTACGTGGAGCGGCTGCTGGAAGGCTTCGCCTACCTGACCGCGCGGGTGCAGCTCAAGCTCGATGCCGAGTACCCGACCTTCACCCATAACTTGCTGGAAATCGCCTACCCGCACTACCTGGCACCGACCCCGTCGATGACCGTGGTGCAGATGCACGCCGACCCGGACGAAGGTTCGCTGGCCGACGGTTTCCCGCTGCCGCGCGGCAGCGTGCTGCGTGCTGCCCTGGGCCGCGACTCGCAGACCTCCTGCGAATACCGCACCACCCAGCAGGTGCAGCTGTGGCCGCTGCAGGTCAGCCAGGCCGAGTACTTCGCCCAGCCAGCCACCGTGCTGGGGCGCCTGGCCGCCAGTGAACCCAAGGCCAAGGCGGCGCTGCGCTTCACCTTGCGCACCGGCGCAGAGCTGCCGTTCAACAGCCTGGCGCTGACCAACCTGCCGCTGTACCTCCACGGCGCCGACGAACTGCCGCACCGCCTCTACGAGCAGTTGCTGGGCAATGCCTGCGCGGTGTTCGCCCGTCAACCGGGCAGCGACTGGGTCGAGCGCCTGCCGATCGATACCCTGCGCCCTTGCGGTTTCGACGACGCCGAGGCCGCCTTGCCGGTGGTGCCCCAGGCCTTCCAGGGCTACCGCCTGCTGCAGGAGTACTTCGCCCTGCCGCAACGCTTTCTGTTCGTCGACTTCAGCGGCCTGGAGCGCGCGGTCAAACGCTGCAACGGCCAGGAGCTGGAACTGATCGTGCTGTTCGACCGCCTGGACCCGAACCTGGAGAACAGCGTCGGCCGCGAGCAACTGGTGCCCTTCTGCACCCCGGCGATCAACCTGTTCCCGCGACGCCTCGACCGCATTCACCTCAGCGACCGGGTGCACGAATACCATGCCATCGCCGACCGTACCCGGCCGATGGACTTCGAGATTCATTCGATCACCGGGGTCACCGGGCATGGTACCGGCCCCGACCAACCGTTCCTGCCGTTCTACGCGGTGCGCGACCCGTCGCGCTATGGCCGCGACAAGGCCTACTACATCCTGCGCCGCGAACCCCGCGTGCTGTCCAGCGAACAGCAGCGCAGCGGCACGCGCTCCAGCTACGTGGGCAGCGAGACCTTCGTCAGCCTGGTCGACAGCCAGCAAGCGCCATGGCGCCACGACCTGCGCCAGCTGGGCCTGACGGCGCTGTGCACCAACCGCGACCTGCCGCTGTTCATGCGCCTCGGTGGCGCCAGCGATTTCACCCTGGCCGACAGCGCACCGGTGTCGGCGATTCGCTGCCTGGCCGGCCCCAGTCGCCCGCGTGCCAGCCATGCCCACGACAACAAGGCCTGGCGGCTGATCAGCCAGCTGTCACTGAATCACCTGTCACTGGCCGAACAGGGCCAGGGCGCGGCGGCGCTGCGCGAAATGCTGCGCCTGTACGGCGATGACCAGGACGCCGCGCTGCAACTGCAGATCGAGGGCCTGCGCGAGGTCAGCAGCAAGCCGGTGACCCGCCGCCTGCCGATGCCGGGGCCGATCGTCTTCGGTCGCGGCCTGGAGATCACCCTGGAATTCGACGAGAACGCCTTTCGCGGCAGTGGCGTGTTCCTGCTCGGGGCCGTGTTCGAACGCTTCCTGGCACGCTACGTGTCGATCAACAGCTTTACCGAAACGGTGCTGCGCAGCACCGAACGCGGCGAGATCATGCGATGGAAAGCCAAGCCCGGTCGGCGTCCGACCCTATGA
- the tssG gene encoding type VI secretion system baseplate subunit TssG, with protein MESQARSASDPMNTLEAMQDKPWEYDFFQALRRIECENPDLPRLGHSLRLEDDPVRLGQRQESTFAPSTLASAQPASDDAAARLEQFFFGLGGPNGPLPLHLTEYVRERQRNHADTASKRFLDVFHHRLLSLFYRAWAEARPTVSHDRPDDDYWSGRLAALCGRGLPGQLEQGELPGTAMLHYSGHLAAQTRYPDGLRAILGEYFGLPVSIEEYVGQWLELPERSRVGVTSNRLGIDLCLGSHVWDRQHKFRIRLGPLKLDDYMGMLPDGQPFRELVAWVTEYLGHELDWDLNLVLEQPEVPRLQLNGRQRLGFNTWLGTPEKDADDLILARHYADQSGATPTSRT; from the coding sequence ATGGAAAGCCAAGCCCGGTCGGCGTCCGACCCTATGAACACGCTGGAGGCCATGCAGGACAAGCCCTGGGAGTACGACTTCTTCCAGGCCCTGCGGCGCATCGAGTGCGAAAACCCCGACCTGCCACGCCTGGGCCATTCGCTGCGCCTGGAAGACGACCCGGTGCGCCTCGGCCAGCGCCAGGAAAGTACCTTTGCGCCCTCGACCCTGGCCAGTGCGCAGCCCGCCAGCGATGACGCCGCCGCGCGCCTGGAGCAGTTCTTTTTCGGCCTTGGCGGCCCCAACGGCCCGCTGCCGCTGCACCTGACCGAGTACGTGCGCGAGCGCCAGCGCAACCATGCCGACACCGCCAGCAAGCGCTTTCTCGACGTTTTCCACCACCGCTTGCTTAGCCTGTTCTACCGCGCCTGGGCCGAGGCCCGGCCTACCGTCAGCCACGACCGCCCGGACGACGACTACTGGTCGGGGCGCCTGGCCGCGCTGTGTGGCCGGGGCCTGCCGGGGCAACTGGAGCAGGGCGAACTGCCGGGCACCGCGATGCTGCACTACAGCGGCCACCTGGCAGCACAGACCCGCTACCCGGACGGCCTGCGGGCGATTCTCGGCGAGTACTTCGGGCTGCCGGTGAGCATCGAGGAATACGTCGGCCAGTGGCTGGAACTGCCTGAACGCAGCCGGGTCGGAGTGACGTCCAACCGGCTGGGCATTGACCTGTGCCTGGGCAGTCATGTCTGGGACCGCCAGCACAAGTTCCGCATTCGCCTGGGGCCGCTGAAGCTCGACGACTACATGGGCATGCTGCCCGACGGCCAGCCGTTCCGTGAACTGGTGGCCTGGGTCACCGAGTACCTGGGCCACGAACTGGACTGGGACCTGAACCTGGTGCTGGAACAACCCGAGGTTCCACGCCTGCAACTCAACGGCCGCCAGCGGCTGGGCTTCAACACCTGGCTGGGCACTCCGGAAAAGGACGCTGACGACCTGATCCTGGCCCGCCACTACGCCGACCAAAGCGGCGCGACACCCACCTCAAGGACCTGA
- the tssH gene encoding type VI secretion system ATPase TssH gives MSEISRAALFGKLNSVAYKAIEAATVFCKLRGNPYVELAHWLHQLLQLQDSDLHRIVRQFNVEPARLARDLTDALDRLPRGSTSITDLSSHVEEAVERGWVYGSLMFGESQVRTGYLLIGILKTPSLRNALLGLSGEFAKLKIESLTERFDEYVGDSPENALAATDGFNAGAAPGEASGAMAPSAMGKQEALKKFTIDLTEQARNGELDPIVGRDEEIRQLVDILMRRRQNNPILTGEAGVGKTAVVEGFALRIVAGDVPPALKDVELRSLDVGLLQAGASMKGEFEQRLRQVIEDVQASPKPIILFIDEAHTLVGAGGAAGTGDAANLLKPALARGSLRTVAATTWAEYKKHIEKDPALTRRFQVVQVDEPSEDKALLMMRGVASTMEQHHQVQILDEALEASVKLSHRYIPARQLPDKSVSLLDTACARVAVSLHAVPAEVDDSRRRIEALETELQIIAREHAIGVDTGSRQANSQALLDAERERLVGLEARWAEEKGLVDELLALRAQLRDSVGVVDSDTPAEQGQALREQLVELQRRLSALQGENPLILPTVDYQAVASVVADWTGIPVGRMARNELETVLNLDQHLKKRIIGQDHALQMIAKRIQTSRAGLDNPSKPIGVFMLAGTSGVGKTETALALAEALYGGEQNVITINMSEFQEAHTVSTLKGAPPGYVGYGEGGVLTEAVRRKPYSVVLLDEVEKAHPDVHEIFFQVFDKGVMEDGEGRLIDFKNTLILLTTNAGTELIAHLCQDAQNVPDPEDIAKALRQPLLEIFPPALLGRLVTIPYYPLSDSMLKAITDLQLGRIKKRVESTHKVPFDYDDSVIDLIVSRCTETESGGRMIDAILTNTLLPDMSREFLTRMLEGQPLAGVRISQRDGQLHYEFADVQ, from the coding sequence ATGAGTGAAATCAGTCGTGCCGCGCTGTTCGGCAAACTCAACAGCGTCGCCTACAAGGCCATCGAGGCCGCCACGGTGTTCTGCAAGCTGCGCGGCAACCCCTACGTGGAGCTGGCGCACTGGCTGCACCAGTTGCTGCAACTGCAAGACAGCGACCTGCACCGCATCGTGCGCCAGTTCAACGTCGAGCCGGCACGCCTGGCCCGTGACCTGACCGACGCGCTGGACCGCCTGCCACGCGGCTCGACCTCGATCACCGACCTGTCCTCGCACGTCGAGGAAGCCGTGGAGCGCGGCTGGGTGTACGGCAGCCTGATGTTCGGCGAAAGCCAGGTGCGTACCGGCTACCTGCTCATCGGCATCCTCAAGACCCCGAGCCTGCGCAATGCGCTGCTGGGATTGTCTGGCGAGTTCGCCAAGCTGAAGATCGAAAGCCTCACCGAGCGCTTCGACGAGTACGTTGGCGACTCGCCGGAGAATGCCCTCGCCGCCACCGACGGTTTCAATGCCGGTGCCGCACCGGGCGAAGCCAGCGGCGCCATGGCACCGAGCGCGATGGGCAAGCAGGAAGCCCTGAAGAAATTCACCATCGACCTCACCGAGCAGGCGCGCAACGGCGAGCTGGACCCCATCGTCGGCCGCGACGAGGAAATCCGCCAACTGGTGGACATCCTCATGCGCCGTCGGCAGAACAACCCGATCCTCACCGGCGAGGCCGGGGTGGGCAAGACCGCCGTGGTCGAAGGCTTCGCCCTGCGCATCGTCGCCGGCGACGTACCGCCGGCGCTCAAAGACGTTGAACTGCGCAGCCTCGACGTCGGCCTGCTGCAGGCCGGGGCGAGCATGAAGGGCGAGTTCGAACAGCGCCTACGCCAGGTCATCGAAGACGTGCAGGCCTCGCCCAAGCCGATCATCCTGTTCATCGACGAAGCCCACACCCTGGTCGGCGCCGGTGGCGCGGCGGGCACCGGCGATGCCGCCAACCTGCTCAAGCCGGCCCTGGCCCGCGGCAGCCTGCGTACCGTGGCGGCGACCACCTGGGCCGAGTACAAGAAGCACATCGAGAAAGACCCGGCCCTGACCCGGCGCTTCCAGGTGGTGCAGGTCGACGAGCCGTCGGAAGACAAGGCGCTGCTGATGATGCGCGGCGTGGCCTCGACCATGGAGCAGCATCACCAGGTGCAGATCCTCGATGAGGCCCTGGAAGCTTCGGTGAAGCTGTCGCACCGCTACATCCCGGCGCGCCAGCTGCCGGACAAATCCGTCAGCCTGCTCGACACCGCCTGCGCCCGCGTGGCGGTGAGCCTGCATGCGGTGCCGGCCGAGGTCGACGACAGCCGTCGGCGCATCGAGGCCCTGGAAACCGAGCTGCAGATCATCGCCCGCGAGCACGCCATCGGCGTCGACACGGGCAGCCGCCAAGCCAACAGCCAGGCGCTGCTGGACGCCGAGCGCGAACGGCTGGTCGGGCTGGAAGCGCGCTGGGCCGAAGAAAAGGGCCTGGTCGACGAACTGCTGGCCCTGCGTGCGCAACTGCGCGACAGCGTTGGCGTGGTGGACAGCGACACCCCGGCCGAACAAGGCCAGGCGCTGCGCGAGCAACTGGTCGAGCTGCAACGGCGCCTGAGTGCGCTGCAGGGCGAGAACCCGCTGATCCTGCCCACCGTGGACTACCAGGCGGTGGCCTCGGTGGTGGCCGACTGGACTGGCATTCCGGTGGGGCGCATGGCGCGCAACGAGCTGGAAACCGTGCTCAACCTCGACCAGCACCTGAAGAAACGCATCATCGGCCAGGACCATGCGCTGCAGATGATCGCCAAGCGCATCCAGACGTCCCGCGCCGGCCTCGACAACCCCAGCAAGCCGATCGGCGTGTTCATGCTCGCTGGCACCTCCGGGGTGGGCAAGACCGAGACCGCCCTGGCCCTGGCCGAAGCCCTGTATGGCGGCGAACAGAACGTCATCACCATCAACATGAGCGAGTTCCAGGAAGCCCACACCGTGTCCACCCTCAAGGGCGCGCCACCGGGCTACGTGGGTTATGGCGAAGGCGGCGTACTCACCGAGGCGGTGCGCCGCAAGCCGTACAGCGTGGTACTGCTCGACGAGGTGGAGAAAGCCCACCCGGACGTGCACGAGATCTTCTTCCAGGTGTTCGACAAGGGCGTGATGGAAGACGGCGAAGGTCGCCTGATCGACTTCAAGAACACGCTGATCCTGCTCACCACCAACGCCGGCACCGAGCTGATCGCCCACCTGTGCCAGGACGCGCAGAACGTGCCCGACCCGGAGGACATCGCCAAGGCGCTGCGCCAGCCGCTGCTGGAAATCTTCCCGCCGGCCCTGCTCGGCCGCCTGGTGACCATCCCTTACTACCCGCTCAGCGACAGCATGCTCAAGGCCATCACCGACCTGCAGCTGGGGCGCATCAAGAAGCGCGTGGAGAGCACCCACAAGGTGCCGTTCGACTACGACGACTCGGTGATCGACCTGATCGTTTCGCGCTGCACCGAAACCGAAAGCGGTGGGCGGATGATCGATGCGATCCTGACCAACACCCTGCTGCCGGACATGAGCCGCGAGTTCCTGACCCGCATGCTCGAAGGCCAGCCACTGGCCGGCGTGCGCATCAGCCAGCGCGACGGGCAACTGCATTACGAATTCGCTGATGTGCAATGA